The genomic window TAAACAGCACATGGTTTAGGGAGTGATTGTCAGTTAAACCCTATTGCtagtgtgcagatcacggaggtgatgtacgttcagtactaggatcggtcgatcgtgaagacgtatgactacatcaaccgcgttgtcataatgcttccgcttacggtctacgagggtacgtggacgacactctcccctcttgttgctatgcatcaccatgatcttgcgtgtgcgtaggaaaaatttgaaattactacgttccccaacgaaGAGAAGGAGGGACAACCACCAAGGGAAGAAGGAGGAGGCTTCACCACCATGAGTACCGGCCTTCGGGCCGGTGCCATCGCGCCAGCGTCGCCACCATAGGTAGCGCCCCAATCTCCATCACCTTGGGTGCGattatcaccatcatcatcatcatcatcaccgcgccGCCGCCATCATCACCATGCCTTGTCCCTTCACCGGCTTGATGCCGGCTTATAACTTGACCCTAATATTCATGCATATGTTTGAGTAATTACAATAGTTCATGAGGATATGGTTGAACCCTATGTGATACTTGATGTGATCCAATATCTTCTGTTCATGATTCGAGTTAGTGTTCTCACGAGTGTTGAGAGGAGACCTCGCTCGCACTATTGACATATATGTGAAGGGTTGGGGCATTGGGGTAATTCGAGATGACAGCAAAAGACTTTGGTTCCTCGCCATCACAATTGATAGGGGAATACTAGAGAACTCTTAGAAAGGCCGCATCCACGGGGTGACCCTTAATTATCATAAGTTGTAACCCTATGGTGGAGACTATGATGGTGGCGTGCGTGGCACAAAGTCTACTTCGAGTAGAACGTGTCATGTACCTGGCTCCGCCCACTTATGCATTTGACCAGTGAATAGAGGATTCAATAGTTTATATTAGTCGTAGTGATTCTGGAACCCTCGAGAACGCTTTATTACTCAAGCACCTTCACCACTAACGTAGCCtatatttgtttatttttttaatctctTGCTAGTAGTTTAGTTAATTGCCCTTTTTATCTTGTTTCCCCTAGCAACTTATAGAATAGGCTATTTTCAAACTCCGATTTGAGTACGTACGTAGCTCGTTAAGTGACAGCATACATGCGGGGCTTGTGGTGCCTTTGTATTCGCTCTATGTGGGTTTGACACTCTATTTATCACACGAAAGTGCTACAATGCCATGTGCACTTGCAAGACATCAAACCATATGAGGTCAGTTGGACGCGATCGGGCACCCCGCTCCAGGTCATAGCGGTCCCACCTGCAGCTACCCGAAGCTCCTTCCAGGTCAAGACAGAGGCACCcaaattttagtcccacctcgccacgCGAGGCAGACGCCGATCGTCTTAAATTGCCGCGTCGGCGGATGGCGGCAAGCTTCACTCTTGTTACATAGGTCGATCAATTCTCGTTTGTGAACGAGGTAGCTTTCATGAACTTATGATTGTTCATCGGGTGTCAAGTTCATCTCATTCATATACGTCCCTACTACAATGAAAGAGATTTTTAAATAATTCATCGAATTTTATTTGACCTACACCCTTGCACCGGTCGACACATTGTGATTCAAAAAGGGCCGTGCAAACATCAATGTTCCGTCTGTGAAGGAGATAGACCATGACTATTAATCTTCTCTGTTATGAGCAGAGAAGATTAATAGTGATAGTCCATCTCCTTAACAAAGGATGCATTGATGATTAAAGTTTATCGCTTCTGGACtacccggctatttaagccggtcgaCTAGCTTCTCATGCGGCCAGGTTGGACAAAAGTATCTGAAACCCGTCGACCCAATATAGATGTGAAAATCATACATGTGTTTGCATGTATTAGCTGTTTTGGAAATATGGTTTGTGGTTGCAAATGGTAAAATTTTAAGCTTCATTTACTGTTCGCTAGCACATCCACAGATGTTATTGGGTCATATTTAAAGATTGCGGCTGTAGATCCTCTTAAGGCGAAAActttaacaactactccctccgtcacaaattacttgtcggagaaattgatgtatctagacgtattttaattctagatacatctatttttatccatttctgcgacaagtaattttggacggagggagtagtttgaaaACCACGTTAACGGAAGCAGTGGGTCTAAAATTGAGCCCCAATGCAATAAAATGAACAAAGTTTNNNNNNNNNNNNNNNNNNNNNNNNNNNNNNNNNNNNNNNNNNNNNNNNNNNNNNNNNNNNNNNNNNNNNNNNNNNNNNNNNNNNNNNNNNNNNNNNNNNNNNNNNNNNNNNNNNNNNNNNNNNNNNNNNNNNNNNNNNNNNNNNNNNNNNNNNNNNNNNNNNNNNNNNNNNNNNNNNNNNNNNNNNNNNNNNNNNNNNNNNNNNNNNNNNNNNNNNNNNNNNNNNNNNNNNNNNNNNNNNNNNNNNNNNNNNNNNNNNNNNNNNNNNNNNNNNNNNNNNNNNNNNNNNNNNNNNNNNNNNNNNNNNNNNNNNNNNNNNNNNNNNNNNNNNNNNNNNNNNNNNNNNNNNNNNNNNNNNNNNNNNNNNNNNNNNNNNNNNNNNNNNNNNNNNTTCCATAGAGTGAGTTCATCATGTGGAGCCAAGAAAAGTTATCTCGTGGCTACAACTTTTGCAATTTCCACTTACCGTTTTGTAACTAATATACGCCATGAGTAGTTTCTACTCAGTGGCATTAAACCAGCAAACGTGGCAGAACCAGGTCGAGGAAAGGCTGAAGGCAGCACCTACTTCCCTCTCCTCACAAACCCAGCGCCGCACCCGGTTCTTGCACCGGATCACTATACGTGTCCCCTTTTCCAGCTTGAATCTTCTCCCTGTTCCATTACCATCATTCCACTACGCCACAGCCTCGTAGGAAGCTGTCCGAGTTATTCAAGTGCCCGAGCCACAGCTCCCGCAGCTCCGGGAACGCCACCTCCAGCCACGGCTTCCGCGGCCCGCTGAAATGCAGGACGGCGGAGAGCTGCAGCAGCTCGGCGTCAGGCATGCGGCGGCCGAGGTCCGGCAGGTGCCACAGCGGCTCGATCGCCCGCACCCGACCGTCGAACGCTATCAGGGCCGGCGGCAGCGACCCCATCTTCCACAGCATGAACCCCGATTCGCGGTTCTGCACGCACCCGACACAAGAAATTAATGAATCTTGTCACTTCTCACTTGTCTTGTCGGTGCTGCTAAGAGTTGATTGCTCGATCGTGGTACGAAAATGCCGAGAGTTTAGGGTAAGGAGGGCTTGCCTTTTGCAGCCATAGCTGATACGTCTCGGTAACGTTCGCTCCTCGCCAAGCGTCGAGGTCGACGATGGTGGCGCCCCAAGACCACGCGCAGTGCGAGCCGTCGAGGCCTAGCGACGACACTGCAGGGTCAGAGAAGTTGAGGTGCTCGGCGAGCGTCCTCTCGATGCAgatgccaccgtccgcgccgggCCGGTGCGCGCCGACCGCGCCCATGATGTTCCCTTCCAGGTCCTGCTCCCATAGCCCGGCCAGATCCTTGCGCACCAAGACGTCGTCGTCGAGCAGTATCACCCTCAGGAGCTCCGGGAAGAACTGCACAGGATGGTAAACACACCAGGTGCCAATTGTTACTCACCATTTCATCCATCGACGATAGTAATACAGATGTATTGTCTTCCTGTTCCTTTGGTTTACCTCTGGGAGATGGATTTTGAGATAGTTGAGGATCGAAAACGTGCTTGGCTTGGTGGCTTCGAGCCTTCTGTACTCCCTCTCCACCGATCCATCACACAGCTGGTGGTAATCCAGCGAGCTCTTCTGGACCTCGTCGATGGTCCTCATGACAGAGGCGATGGCATCGCCGTCGCGCCAGTCGAACTGGTGGAGGCCCTTGACCTCGACGACCGCCGGAGCGACCGGGTGCAGCGCGAACCACGAGTGCATCGGGACGTAGCTCTTCTTGTCGGTGACGACGTGGAACACGAGCCTCGACGGGCCGGCCGAGCTCCTGACGGCGGACGCCACGGCCACGGCGGCCGCAAGAACGTTGTCGGTGACGAGGCAGACGTGGATGCGAGAGGCGTCGGTCAGGCGAGGGGCGTACTGCGGCAACGGTACCGGGGAGCGGGCCGCGGAGTTCACCGCGAACTCCTCGGCCAGCCGCAGCGCCAGGCAGTGCATGCTCTTGGGGATGCCGAGCGAGGCCAGGTGCCGGTTGAACAGCGTTCGGATTCTTGACGACTTGAGCTTCCGATCCATCTTTAGCAGCTGGTTCAAATCACACACACCAGAAATtcagaatgaatgaatgaatgattaCAGGTTTGCATGTTTGACAAATCGAGGAGCGTCCATGCATGACCATGCAGATGAAAGCAGCAGATCATATCTCTAGGCTAGAGAAGGCACGAGCAGGGGACAACACAGGGACCATATGATGAGGCCTTTCCGCGGGGAAAGCACTTTGGTTGCTGAATTCAGGTAAGGTGGCAGTAACATGCAGCTGCAGGCATGCTACTGAAAACCCGCTAAAAGTTGAGCAAGGATTTTGGGGAGAAAGTGTCAAAGTGCTTGTAAATTTGACGTGCGTACGTACCATGGCCATTATCTTCACGACCACGGCTTCCATGTCAAGCCGATCATAGGACGCCAGAATGGTGTCCATCTCCACCATGAGATCGTCCAAGGAATCCGGTGCCGCTTCCACCACCACGGGGTCCAACAGGGTAGCCACCCTGTGGCTTCTCTTCCACTCTTTCATGAATTCCTGATCATTCCATTCATCAAAATTGACAGTCATTTCATCAGTAAAATGCACTACTAGTAAGAAGCATCATGTGTGTTCTGCGCGTGAAAACATAGATTTATgagcatgcatgcatggatcaTGGACGGCCAAAGGACCACAACTCCACAACCACAAGGCCGCAACTGCTTGGAAAAGGGTGAATGCACGTATAGTTCCAAACACAAAGGATCAAAGGTCTTGTCGGATGAGCATTTCCACGCTGGATTGCAGGCCACTAGTAGAGAATCCGAGCGAGCGAGCAAGTCGCCTCATTCACAAGAAGAAAGTCACAAGGGTTTTGTATATATCCCTAGCGGCTCGCAACAAAATGAACCCAGCCCACCAACTGGTCGGGGACCCGCCAGGCCGGAATAATGCAGGCACGTACGTACGAATCTACTACCACTATGCAGAAATTTCGTCGTCCTCGTCAAATTAGGCAGTTTTTCTGGTACAAATTGACCAGAAAAAGTTGTCAATCCACGGCCGTTTCACGTACCAGCTCCACCTTTGAAGAACACAAGCCGCGAACACCGCGCGGCGCCTTTTCagctaagcggaagtgtttgacCTCGGTCGGACTTTACCTTTTTTAGATGACTTCGGTCGGACTTTGATGAGATGGACTGATCACACTCACACACCGGCTATACGGCCTATTTaatgtatttatttattttgggatgTATAAAACCGCAGGGCAGCGCAGAACATGCAGCATTGAATACGACCAGTAGCTCAACCGGGGCGTCAACCGTGGAGCTGTGGCAGTCCAAAGTACAGTGCCCGGATCAGACCGGGCGATGGGCTCGTGGCCCCCGCACGTCAGCGGGGCGGGCACGGCCACGTGGTGGAGGCCACGGTCGAGCGCAGCGACGTGTTGCCGACCTGGCCTGCCCCTAAACATTCCCGTTCCCGTGAACGACGCTTTACTGACAGGGAGCAGAAGCGCGTGAGAATCTCCGTGCCCATCCATCCACCACCCATTTCCGCCACGCCGCCGCAGGTAAAAAAGATGTCAAAGCTCACGTAGTAGAAGTAGAAAGCCCGACGCCTAACTTATCACGCGGCCTGCCAAAGTCCAAACACATTTCGACGCGCACGATCGGACACGGGCCTAACACACTACTACACTGGTAAGTACTGTAGAAGCCAGGTCGGCCGGACTCACCTCcgtcgcgtcgccgccgccgccgtagagcCAGCGCCCGAGCCCCGCCCTCCAGTCCGAGCAGCCTGAGGCGCTCGCGCACGAGAATGGGGGAGCAATTAACCAGTGTACACGCCACAAATCACTGACGAGAAAGAGGAAAAATGGACTGCGAACGGGCTTAGTTACCGGTGGCGGAAGGGCAGAGCGAGGCGCCGGTCTCGATGGCGAGGAGCGCCGCGCGGAAGAGGAGCACGCCGGCCAGGAGCCCCGTGACCACAACGGAACGGTAgcctcgccgcgccgcctgctGCTGCGGCGGCGCCTTCGGCTTCGTCACGTCGTCGTCGGCGGCCGCCGCCGTGATGTAGAGCCTCATTGCTCACAACCCCCCTCGCGCGAGGCTGCCGAGTCGCCGCCGCTCATGAACGAACGAGGCTACGCGAGCCCACGCTCCAGCTCGAGGAACAGTGCGGGGGCGTGGAGTGTGTATGCGCGTGGCGGTGTGGGAACGCGGGGAGGGGGAGAGAAAGGTGCGTGGCGCGGGGAGTTATAGGCATCAGCGAGAGAGTGAGACGAGCTAGCTAGTGGCAGTGAGAGTGGGGGAGGGTGGCGCAACAAAAGGGGCCGGCGGGCGAACCGAGCGGCTCCGGGGCCGCCCGCGTAGCGTACGTTGTATAGATGGAAACCGTGGAGGAGCGCGGGAGGGGCGTGGCGAGGGAACGGGAACGAGGGCGATGGGATCTGCCCGACGGGGGAAGAGAGCGACTTGAAATGCGAGGAGACGGCACCGACAGTGGCTGACGGCGACGCGCGGGGGCCTCAAGACTGGCTGTGGCTGGCCCGTGGGGGCGCGGCGCTGGTGTGGCTTATCCGGTGGTGCTGCATGCCGCGTCGCGCTCGCAGGTCGCATGCCGCTCGTTAGATTTAGCTCTCGCATTATGTGCTTTGTCTAGTTACTGGTTGAGCACACGTACAATACGAATCATATCTTCATGTGACTGGCTTCTGACTCTTGTGGAATCTCTTCGCCGATCTGCCATCCTGCCCGGTAAAAATGGCAGTCATGTCCCGTTGGTGGTACGGGTAGAAGGTGCAGCGGcacaaagcaaaaaaaaaataatCCTACCACTTAAATTGTGATCGTGTCACACCCAAAAtgcaaccctatcctaaaggaactggaaggtcccaccaaggatagaagcgcatcttgaagacgcttttgcaaggtggatatcattacatcaacattacataatagattggGATACATaccaaaggcatacaatgccacacgaatacaacatcatcatacaagagatcaacatccgactacggatgatacataaacagaaactcaaacaatatccaccctgctagcccaggctgccgacctggaacctatcccctgatcgaagaagcagaagaagaactcaacgcaagcaagcatcgctctcacgtcatgaacatcgcataacctgtacctgcaactgttgttgtagtaatctgtgagccacgaggactcagcaatcccattaccatgggtatcaagactagcaaagcttaatgggaaaggaaggggtaaagtggtgaggttgcagcagcgactaagcatgatatggtggctaacatacgcaaataagagcgagaagagaacaagcggaacggtcgtgaagctagcaatgatcaagaggtgatcctgaacacctacttacgtcaagcataacacagaaaccgtgttcacttcccggactccgccgagaagagaccatcacggctacacacgcggttgatgcgtttaaattcggatctggtgtcaagttatctacaaccggacattaacaaatttccatctgccacataaccgcgggcacggctctcgaaagtttaaaccctgcaggggtgtcccaacttagcccatgacaagctctcgcgatcaacgaaggaatagaccttctcccaggaagacccgatcagtctcggaatcccggtttacaagacatttcgacaatggtaaaacaagaccagcaaagccgcccgatgcgccgacaatcccgataggagctgcacatatctcgttctcagggcaacaccggatgagacatcctacgagtaaaaccagacctcgaattgccccgagggggccccgcagtctactcggttcgaaccagcacttagacaagcactggcccgggggggctaaaataaagatgaccctcgagagagcgactcccaaaggaaaaaataggtggtggtgaggcaaatggtaaaaccaaggttgggccttgctggacaagttttattcaaagcgaactgtcaggggggtcccataaatcacccgaccacgttaggaacgcaaaatccgggaacataacaccggtatgacggaaactagggcggcaagagtggaacaaaacaccaggcataaggccgagccttccaccctttaccaagtatatagatgcattaataatataagagatattgtgatatcccaacataaccctgtccaccatggagcaatcttcaacttcacctgcaactagcaacgctataagaggggctgagcaaaagtggtaacatagccaaacaatggtttgctaggaatgatgtcaaaggttagaggttcatggcaatttgggaggcttgaagagcaaatgataggtaacgcagcatagcgacaaaacgaagcaactagcatagcaatgatagtagtgagatccagggtagcggtcatcttgcctgaaatcccgctaggaagaagaacgagtccatgaagaagatgaagccacgaagacgaaccacacgtagacgaacgaatcctcacgatcgcaacgaaacgggaactatcgagaagaagcacacaacatggtaaacacaccacacatgaacaaggcatgatgcacaacaaacatgatgcatgaccaagctacatgaagctactcatggcaagagatgatgcaaagaagaacaacacatcaaggcaagtttaaatgaggccgggaacaacatataacaattccagtaagtcctcatatgcatatttcgaaattggtccagaactgaataaaccttatgttcaagttgttaaacagcaagttaagatgcatcaagatgatctacacgaaattctagtcaagttacatataaagttcattagatttggagctacggcctagaagatatgagcaaaacaagttcaacatggaattgatgcaaaatgcatacaaacatcaagcaaacacaccaaaacaaagatgcaacatgataatatgaagctacatgcaaaatcgagcaagtttcatatagagcacactcaaaacggagcaacagttgaacacacacacacactatacaagtcatagcaacaacctgtccataacagcaactagtcatattgcaagcatcaaaacaacaagctacaacaccccaacataataataaaaggcatgggcatgaagtacaggtaaagcataacaaaacaagaacactgagctatctccagaaacaactagaacatgctcaaaaagacatggagatattgcaaataataacagtttcagacttatcaggaaataacatcaagatgcaatgtttagagctatcaaacaacatgttacaggaacatatcatggcaaacaaaggcatggcatgaatctactaaaagcatagatcaaaagtcccttactgaccatgagccaaaaaggatcagaaaatatgatggcacccatgtaaacatggcaagttatattacagattcacacatggcagaaacaacaataagttggcatgttcgtgagcttgaatcactcaccacagagcattacatggcatggcaaggcaaccaacaataagaaggcatgtttgtgaagctaagcatggcaagagcaagttcatagggtgcatggatcgctaggaaaacacatgggaacaagtgaacttaatgttatcaggctgatagcaacattttcaagcaactttggagcaagatatgaacaatctacaacaagctataaatgctaccaggggcatggatggatagagcatgacatgtagatcaaaacatatttatagagcatctccagattatgcatagaatgattagtagaagcatgttaacatagcaacaaaatataacagaatctgtcaggaaaacagcaacagcaactaccctacttagcaagcttgatgcactcagcacacaactcacaaaaatacatggttaacACCCCTGAAAATATGAcatatcatagatcaaaacacatgtagacatcaacctcataggatgcacacatcaatcatggcaaaaatgacaaatgagcaagttataacagtttcagcagattaacatcaacatgcactcttccaacagcatttcaggcatcaagatgagctcaaatgaaaatgatgcaatgtaatgaaatgaagtactcgtcgagacgaacaatttgacatattacacgcacgaaacggagctacaaaTGCAGAGATTcaacaggtcaaagtatgcaacattTTATGAGTTTCTGGGGACTTGGCAGTTTTTGAAACAAAAACATATGAGCGAAAAAATACTATTCGATGCACCGGGCGCTGGATAGAGGCAaggctcaccatgggctcggcccaggacgCGGAAGGAGGCGGGCCGGAGGAGATGGGCTGGGCCTTGGGAGGCCGGCGGCTGGGCTGCAGCAGGCCGGCGTGCTGGGTCGGGGCCCACGTGGCCCAGGCCGGTCAACGGCGCTCGATCGGGCTCCTCCCAATCGATCTGGAACGCGGTGCCGGCCAccagacgacggcggcggccaccAGAGGCGAAGGAGGCGGCCGGGGAGGCGCCGGCAGGGGCGGCGGTGCCGGATCTGCGGTGCGGAGGCGGCGGGGGCTCGCCGGATGACGCTCGCGGTGGCNNNNNNNNNNNNNNNNNNNNNNNNNNNNNNNNNNNNNNNNNNNNNNNNNNNNNNNNNNNNNNNNNNNNNNNNNNNNNNNNNNNNNNNNNNNNNNNNNNNNNNNNNNNNNNNNNNNNNNNNNNNNNNNNNNNNNNNNNNNNNNNNNNNNNNNNNNNNNNNNNNNNNNNNNNNNNNNNNNNNNNNNNNNNNNNNNNNNNNNNNNNNNNNNNNNNNNNNNNNNNNNNNNNNNNNNNNNNNNNNNNNNNNNNNNNNNNNNNNNNNNNNNNNNNNNNNNNNNNNNNNNNNNNNNNNNNNNNNNNNNNNNNNNNNNNNNNNNNNNNNNNNNNNNNNNNNNNNNNNNNNNNNNNNNNNNNNNNNNNNNNNNNNNNNNNNNNNNNNNNNNNNNNNNNNNNNNNNNNNNNNNNNNNNNNNNNNNNNNNNNNNNNNNNNNNNNNNNNNCGGAGGCGCTGGGACGCGAGGGATCGGGCCCGGGGCGGTCCGAGGCGGGCTCCCCGTGGGCCCGGCGGGCCTTCAGCGGAGGACGGCGGCGCCAGGACACGTGGCGAGCTCGGGTTGGACGGGGCGGCgaagcggacatgtccgggcgcggaggaagaaacgtccggcggcgcgaggggaatttctagggtttggactgcgggatttcggggaggatcacatatatatatatataggtagagggagctaggagtgtcaaaatgaggagcggttttcggccacgcgatcgtgatcgaacgaccgagagcatggaggggagtttgctgggttttgggccactttggaaggggtgttgggctgcacacaaaagagggcttctgcggttacccggttaaccgttggagtaccaaacgacctccaaatggcacgaaacttgacaggcggtctaccggtgctatactaaggccgcttggcaaacctcgggccattccgagaacgtttaacacccgcacaagagaagaggcaaaagggggacgccggaggacataggagtgccggattgcaaaacggacaacggggaaaatgctcgaatgcatgagacggatacgtatgcaaaatgaaatgcacatgatgacatgatatgaaatgcagatgatgacatggcaaaatgcaacacgcaaacaaatgacatggcaacgacggcgaataactggaagacacctggcgcatcgaaaccggggcgttacaacactcctccactaacaagagatctcgtcccgagatcttagggccGAGACGGAAAGGAAAAAGGAtggggtgaaacaagaactcaagagaagaagcaaagaattgagCGCACTTGAGAAGAAGAGATGAACGaggagaatgacgagaatcaaaagctcatggaatcagatagactatgaaacgactcgttctaaccggagtggttagaatgagaaaagaaacgaataagtctgaaaggatttaggcagcactccggctgaaaatgggagGATTAGAACGAACTTGATTGGATGGAATggtacttgatgaactcttgaagaatgaattaaatcatgaagaaccaccatgaagaactccggtgacaaaaggatgatgagaagaaaaagaagttgaaaacacaaggtgaagccttgtgatgatttagatggagcttcgcgacgagataaagcggaaaagcttggaactccggaaaagaaaacatgaaacacttggaactagaatttattcatcgagAACAAACaccgaaggaaaggattaatcacttggatgaaataagatttattgtatgcttatccttcatcaaattaaattgatgataagcaatggatttttgcatactacttattcttcttgaaaaaggattgagaagtgacatatcgcaaacttgagaaggtcttcatgaacctccggtaggattgggaagaacgaaagaattaatatgataatcaaggaaaagaatcttgaacgaaccatcgtaagaatttaAAATgcctgatgaaagagaatgaatcaccgggaagaattagaagaaccaatatgcttgaaggaatttagatgcaagagaacaaagagatcatgagctgattaaagaacacttgagcgaagca from Triticum aestivum cultivar Chinese Spring chromosome 3B, IWGSC CS RefSeq v2.1, whole genome shotgun sequence includes these protein-coding regions:
- the LOC123070721 gene encoding probable galacturonosyltransferase 15, which codes for MRLYITAAAADDDVTKPKAPPQQQAARRGYRSVVVTGLLAGVLLFRAALLAIETGASLCPSATGCSDWRAGLGRWLYGGGGDATEEFMKEWKRSHRVATLLDPVVVEAAPDSLDDLMVEMDTILASYDRLDMEAVVVKIMAMLLKMDRKLKSSRIRTLFNRHLASLGIPKSMHCLALRLAEEFAVNSAARSPVPLPQYAPRLTDASRIHVCLVTDNVLAAAVAVASAVRSSAGPSRLVFHVVTDKKSYVPMHSWFALHPVAPAVVEVKGLHQFDWRDGDAIASVMRTIDEVQKSSLDYHQLCDGSVEREYRRLEATKPSTFSILNYLKIHLPEFFPELLRVILLDDDVLVRKDLAGLWEQDLEGNIMGAVGAHRPGADGGICIERTLAEHLNFSDPAVSSLGLDGSHCAWSWGATIVDLDAWRGANVTETYQLWLQKNRESGFMLWKMGSLPPALIAFDGRVRAIEPLWHLPDLGRRMPDAELLQLSAVLHFSGPRKPWLEVAFPELRELWLGHLNNSDSFLRGCGVVE